The Nostoc sp. 'Lobaria pulmonaria (5183) cyanobiont' DNA window ATGACGACTCATTTTATTACCGCAGAAATTGATTTACAAGAAACTCCCGCAGAATTATTAGAAGCAATTGAAACAGAGTTGAAGAAACAAGGGGAACCCCTTCGTTGGGCAATTACTTCTGTGGACGTTGACGAACAAAAAGCTACAGTTGAAGCCGTGGTGACTACACTTAAGAGTTAGGAGAGACGCGATTAATCGCGTCTGTACAGGAGTTAGTATTTGATGGCTTGTGATTCATAAACTCATCATTCATAACTCAGCACTCATAACTTAAGATGAATCGTCCATACACTGCTGTCTTAATTGTACCAACTGGCGTTGGGGCTGCCATTGGGGGTTATGCAGGAGATGCTTTGCCTGTTGCCAAAGTTATAGCACAGGTTTGCGATCGCCTAATTACTCACCCCAATGTCCTTAATGGCGCAAGTTTGTATTGGAATCTCCCAAACGCTTTTTATGTTGAAGGTTACGGACTTGACAAATTCGCATCTGGATGCTGGGGTTTGCGTCCAGTCCGCACCAACAAAGTAGGTTTGCTTTTAGACCAAGGCATTGAGCCAGAGTTACGGCTACGACATATACAAGCCGCCGATGCAGTCAGAGCAACTCTAGGATTGACCTTAACAGATTATGTAATTACTGATGCGCCATTAAATGTAGAATTACGGACTACAGCATCGGGAGCTAGTTGGGGGACAATTGGCAATCCAGATAGTTTATTACGGGCAGCTGAGATATTAATTAAAAAAGCGGGGGCAGAAGCGATCGCAGTTGTTGCCCGTTTCCCCGATGATATGGATGAGGAGGCAGTACAAAAATATCGCCACGGTGAAGGCGTAGATCCTTTAGCGGGTGCAGAAGCTGTAATTAGCCATTTGCTAGTGCGAACTTTTCAAATTCCTTGTGCCCATTCTCCCGCCCTTTTAAGCGAACCTCCACAACCTGATTTATCTCCCCGTTCTGCCGCCGAAGAATTGGGCTATACTTTTTTGCCGTGCGTGCTTGTAGGATTAAGTCATGCCCCACAATTTATAATAGAGAAAGGAGCAATCGCATCACAGCAAGAAGATATTTGGGCAGATGAAGTGGATGCTGCGATCGCACCTGCAACTGCTTGTGGTAGCAGTGCTTTACTGAGTTTAAGCCAAAGACGATGCCAAATAATTACAGTAGAAGAAAATAAAACTCTGATCAAAGTTCCTCCCCACCCCTTGGGAATCAAAGCTATACAGGTAAACTCGTATTTAGAAGCAGTGGGTGTATTAGTCGCACACAAAGCAGGCATCAACCCCTCCGCTCTCCGTCCCAAATTATTACCTTTGCAGTCAATTAGTCATTAGTCATTGGTCATTAGTTAATTCTCCCTCTACCTCCCCCACCCCTCACTCCCCACTCTCTCTAAAAACCTGTGATTGAACAACAAAAACAAGAGCCAGAAATTCCATACCTGACGCGCATCCAAATACTTGGGGCGATGGGAGCGACTGCAATCATTTTGTTGATAGTCGCCAAATTTTCGTTATATTTTGGCAACTTTTCACTATTTTTTTGGGACTTGAACCAAAAAGAGTTGCTCTTAGGTGTAGGGTTGGGATTCTTGATCACTGCGTTAAGTGGCTTTACTTATCGCCTATGGACTGCCTATCGTAAAAGTGCAGATTATTACTTAGAAGTGGTACTGAAGCCTTTAACCTTACTAGATTTAATTTGGCTGGGATTGCTACCAGGGTTGAGTGAAGAATTGTTATTTAGAGGTGTGATGCTACCAGCTTTAGGCTCCGATCTTACAGCTGTAATTGTATCCAGTTTTTGCTTTGGCATTTTGCATTTTAGCGGTTCCCAACAATGGCCTTATGTAATTTGGGCAACGATTGTCGGGATGATATTGGCATATAGTGCCCTGCTCACAGGCAACTTGTTAGTGCCGATTGTTGCTCATATTATTACCAATTGGATTTCTAGCTATTTCTGGAAAATTCGGCAATTTTCGGTAATTAAAAAATAAATACTGATAAATGGCTGTTAAAAAGAGAGCCTGGTTCTTTGACAACGGGAGTTCTGGTTGATCGCATCCCTTTTTCAGTCAATTTCCATGCATCATATCAAGTCTTGGTAGTTAGTTATTATTCCTGCATCTGTGCAAAAAGCTAGAAATCCTCTTTCCTCATGCTCCCTGCTCCCTGCCCTCTTGCAATCTTAATTATAAGTATTTAACCGGACATGATATCATTTGTCGATCAGCAGAATGTTATCACAATTTATGCTTAGTTTTTGGGCATTGGTTACATTGGATAACATCAGAAGTTGACAACTGGTCTAATTTATTGTTGTAGCTGGGCAAAAGTTCAACTTTTTTTACTTTCTAGTTAGCCAACTGTGCGCTGCAATGCTTCGATACGTCCATGAGGGCGCTGTGTTGCACCGGACTATTAACCAGGATACAGCAATGATGAAAGCTGAAGATATCATGACCAAAGACGTAGTTACCATTCGCGGTTCGGCAACTGTTGCTGAAGCGGTGGGGCTGATGAAGGATAAAGGATTGCGGGCGCTGGTTGTGGATCGTCGCTATGACAATGATGCTTATGGCATTGTCACAGAAACGGATATTGTTTATAAGATCACAGCCTACGGGAAAGATCCAAAGCAAGTGCGGGTTTATGAAATTATGAGCAAGCCCTGCATTGTGGTCAATCCTGATTT harbors:
- a CDS encoding DUF3326 domain-containing protein is translated as MNRPYTAVLIVPTGVGAAIGGYAGDALPVAKVIAQVCDRLITHPNVLNGASLYWNLPNAFYVEGYGLDKFASGCWGLRPVRTNKVGLLLDQGIEPELRLRHIQAADAVRATLGLTLTDYVITDAPLNVELRTTASGASWGTIGNPDSLLRAAEILIKKAGAEAIAVVARFPDDMDEEAVQKYRHGEGVDPLAGAEAVISHLLVRTFQIPCAHSPALLSEPPQPDLSPRSAAEELGYTFLPCVLVGLSHAPQFIIEKGAIASQQEDIWADEVDAAIAPATACGSSALLSLSQRRCQIITVEENKTLIKVPPHPLGIKAIQVNSYLEAVGVLVAHKAGINPSALRPKLLPLQSISH
- a CDS encoding CPBP family intramembrane glutamic endopeptidase produces the protein MIEQQKQEPEIPYLTRIQILGAMGATAIILLIVAKFSLYFGNFSLFFWDLNQKELLLGVGLGFLITALSGFTYRLWTAYRKSADYYLEVVLKPLTLLDLIWLGLLPGLSEELLFRGVMLPALGSDLTAVIVSSFCFGILHFSGSQQWPYVIWATIVGMILAYSALLTGNLLVPIVAHIITNWISSYFWKIRQFSVIKK